GCACTGCGCCGGCGCCTTGTCCGGACGCCACCGCTCGAAACGCGTCCCGTGCCGGAAGCGACCCTCACTGAAATGATCGTAGCGCACCTCGGCGACGAGTCGGGGCTGCAGCGGTACCCATTCGTCGGAACGCCGCGTGCTCCAGCGGCTGGGTCCGCCGGGTGCGCGGCCGGTGAACCCGGCACCGCCGGCGTTCCGCTCGAGCTCCGGTGTCAGGGCAGCGCGCTCGTCGGCGCGGAAGCTCGACGTGTAACCGACGTGGTGCAGCAGACCATCGTCGTCATGGAGGCCCAGCAGCAGTGAGCCGACCACCTTCCCCGCCGACGCATAACGGAACCCGCCGACCACGCAGTCCGCAGTACGCAGGCGCTTGATCTTGACCATGCCCGCACGCTCGCCGCTGCGGTACGGTTCATCGAGTCGTTTCGCCATCACGCCGTCGAGCCCGTCAGCGCCACCGCGCAACCAGGCGCGCGCCTGCTCGATGTCGAGCGACTGTGGCGACAGCCGCACGTCATCCGTGAAGTAGCGACCCGCGAACGTTTCCAGCCGCTCACGCCGCTCGGCGAACGTGCGCTCGACGAGCGACCCGCCGCGGTTGGAAAGAAGCAGGTCGAAGCCCACGAACACGGCAGGCGTGGCGTGCGCGAGCTTCTGCACGCGGCTCGCGGCAGGATGAATACGCATGAGCAGCTGCTCGAAGGACAATCGGTCCTCGAACGGTATCACGATCTCGCCGTCGAGAACGAACCGGGTGGCGTTGAGGCCGGCCAGCGCCGCGACGATATCCGGGAAGTAGCGGGTGAGCGGCTTGCCGGCCTTGGAGCGCAGCTCGATCGCGTCACCATCGCGGAACGCCAGGCAGCGGAAGCCGTCCCACTTCGGCTCATAGGCCCAGCCGGCGCCGGCCGGCAGGTCATCGACCGTTTCCGCTTCCATGGGCGCGAACTCCAGGGGGATCGGCAGGTCGATCACTGTGCTCATGGCGACACGTCCGGGAGGGCGGGGTGAGAAGTACTCAGCGACATGGGGCAGCTCACAGGTAGCGCGCGAGGTCGAACCGCTCGTTCGCATCGAGCAGCCCCGCCCACAGGTCACCATGCTCGGCGACGCGGCCCGGCACGTTGAACAGATCGAAGTCCTCGATGCGTGCGCCTGCCTCGAGCTCCGCGAACGTCACGGGCGCCGACACCGTAGCACCGGCGCGCGGTCGTACGGAGTATACGGATGCGAGCGTGCGGCCCCACGCATTCTGATTGTAGTCCACCAGCACGCGGTCGGGCGGCCTGTTCGCGATCCGGTACTCCGCGGTGATGAGCTGCGGCGCGTGCGACTCGAGCGTGCGCGCGAGCTGCTTCGCGAACGTCCAGACCTGCTTCTGCTTCGGGCCGCGTACGATGGGGACGTAGATGTGGATGCCCCGGGAGCCCGTGGTCTTCGCATACACGGGCATGTGCAGCGCGGTGAGTGCCTCGCGCACGAGCAGCGCGGTCTCCACCACGCGCTCCCATGACGCATCAGGCACAGGGTCCAGGTCGAAATGCAGGAAGTCCGGGCGGTCGACGTCGTCACAGCGTGCGTACCACGGATTCAGGTCGATGCAGCCGAGATTGATCACCCACAACAGCGCCGCGACGTCCTGGATCATGGGAAAATCGATGACGCTGCCGGAGCCGTGCTCGATCGCACACGTCTCGATCCACTCCGGCCGCGGATCGGGCGCGCGCTTCATGAAGAAGAACTTGCCGCTGATGCCGTGCGGATAGCGCTTCATGACCATTGCGCGGTCGACCAGATGCGGCAGCAGTGCGGGCGCCATCTCGAGGTAGTACTGGATGAGGTCGCCCTTCGTGATTCCGCCATCGGGCCAGAACACCTTCTCGAGGTTCGTGAGCCGCACCTCGCGCCCGTTGACGTCGAGCGTGATGTCACCCTTCTGCTTCCCCGGAATCGTCGCCATGGTGGCGTCCCCGCTCATCTTCTCGGTTCCAGTCTGGGCGGTCGTGAGCCGCGCCGTGGCGTCCCTGCCAGCGGGACGTAATCCAGCTCCGTGCCGGCATCGACGCAGCGCAGCAGCAGGCCGCCCCGACTCATGTCGCCGCGGCCGACGAACTCGGCGGGGAAACGGAGCCGGTCGCCGAGTACGTCGCTCAGGACATCGACGTACTTGCCGGACGCAATGCTGCCGAGCAGGACCACGCTGGCATCCGCCGGCAGGGCCCCGGCGATCGCCTGCGTGTCGCGAACCAGCGGATCGCGGTACCGCGCGTCGGCGAGGTCGATCGGGACTGTGCCGAACGCGCGCAGATCATCTGCCGTCAGCGGCTCGTCCGCGCTCAGCAGTCCGCGATTCGTCGTAATGACGTACGACCCGGCCAGGTCCGCCGGCGGCACTGCGAATGCGGTCGCGTAGGCGTGCTTGCCGCGAAAATAGAGTCCGCTCAGAAAGGAGAACACCTCCCACAGCGGAACGGCCGCACCGCTGCGGAGCTGCTCCGCGAGGGGAAACGCGCCCCGGCCCAGCAGCAGCTGGGCACGCCGCCCGGCCACACTGGCGGGAGAAAGCAGGAAGATCTTCGTACTCACGATGGTTCGTCTCCGCGCGCAATTCCCTCGCCAGCCGCACGGCGCCAGCTTGCATCGGGAGTGCCAGCGCCGTAATAACAGGGTTGCCGCCGGCATTCGTGCACGGCGTGGGCCGCGGCGGCTTGACTGCCGGGGCTGAACGGACTCGATCAGGCCATGCTGCCCGCGTCCCGCTGTGGGAGGCAGGGCAAATCGACGGACAAGAGGTGAACGGATGGCACAGCAGAACTCGTTCGACGTGACGACCGGTGCTGACCTGCAGGAAGTCGACAATGCGCTGAACCAGGCGCGCAAGGAGATCGCCACGCGATACGACTTCAAGGGAACGGACTGCACGATAGAGTTCGACACGAAGACGGGCAAATTCACCCTGGAAGCGGACGACGAGTACAAGCTGACGGCGCTCTACGATGTGCTGCAGACGAAGCTGATCCGTCGGCAGGTGCCGGTGAAGAATCTGAAGCCGGGGGCCGTGCAGGACGCGACGCGCGGCCGTGCGCGGCAGGAGATCGAGCTGGCGCAGGGAATCCCGACCGAAACCGCTAAGCAGATCGTCAAGGATGTGAAGGCGCAGGGCTTCAAGAAAGTGCAGGTCGCGATCCAGGGCGATGAGCTGCGCGTGACGAGCCCCTCACGCGATGAGCTGCAGAACGTCATGGCGTTTCTCCGCGAACAGGACTACGGCCTCGAGCTGACGTTCGGCAACTACCGCTGAGCATGCGTCGCGCCGTGTTCAACATGCGCGACGAGCGCCCGGCGTGGGCGCCGCCCGCCGATCTCACACGGCGGCTGCGCGAGACCCTTCCGGTTGACTGGGAGCTGGTCGAGGTCGCCGCACCCGTGAGCGGCCGGGGTGATGGCGGCGGATCGAGCCCCGAGGCCATGGACGCCATCCGCGGCGCCGAGATCTACTTCGGTCTCGGTCTCCCGCACGACATCCTTGCCGTGGGCCTCGAGGCGCCTCGCCGGCTCCGCTGGATCCACACCGGGGCCGCGGGCGTCGCCTCCCTGCTCCACCCCGAGCTCATCGAGAGCGGGATCGTGCTCACGAACTCCGCCGGAATCCATGCGGCACCGATTGCAGAGACCGCCATCGGGATGATGCTGCACTTCGCGCGCGGACTCGACCATGCCGTCCATGCGCAGCAGGAGTCGGCGTGGCGACCGGACATCTGGGAACGCAGCGACAGCGGCGTGCGGGAGCTGGCCGGTGCGACGCTCGGCATCGTCGGATTTGGCGGCATCGGCCGTGCGGTGGCGCAGCGGGCGCGGGCGCTCGGGATGCGCGTGGCTGCGCTCAGGCGCACGCGGCCGCCGGCCCATGAACAGTCGGACGGCGTCGATGTGGAGCTGATTACCGGCCAGGACGCGCTCGGCCGTCTGCTCGAGATGAGCGACTTCCTCGTGCTCGCTGTGCCGGCAACCCCGAAAACGAGTGGCATGCTCGGCGCCCGCGAGATCGCGCGGCTGCGTGCGGGCGCGGTGCTGATCAATGTCGCGCGCGGCAGCGTAATCGATGAGACCGCACTGATCGATGCGTTGCGTGCCGGCCGGCTGCGGGGGGCCGGGCTGGACGTGTTCGTGACGGAGCCGCTTCCGGCCGGCTCACCCCTGTGGGCAATGCCCAACGTGCTGATCACACCGCACGTGAGTGCGACCTCGACACGCTTCTGGGAGCGCGAGGGCGAGCTCATCCTGGACAATCTGCGTCGCTATCTTACCGGCCGCGACCTCATCAATATCGTGGACACCGAGGCCGGCTACTGACGGGCGCTACGCGACGGTGCGAAGTCAGTCCCGGCCGTCGAGCACGCGCCGCACCTTTTCCGCCAGGTCGCTCGGCGTATAGGGCTTCTGCAGAAACGCCACGTCGGCGCGCTGAACTCCATGCCGTATTACGGCATCGTCGGTGTAACCGCTGACGTAGAGAACGCGCGCTTCAGGGCGCAGGGGCCGGAGCGCCTCGACGAGCTGGCGCCCGCCCATCACGGGCATGACCACATCGGTCACGACGAGATCGATGGTGCCGTTGTATGTGCCCAGCATGCGGAGCGCTTCGGCGCCGTTACCCGCCTCGATGACCCGGTATCCGTGCTCGCGCAGAGCGAGCACGGCCAGACGCCGGACGGATTCCTCGTCCTCCACAACCAGCAGCGTCTCGTCGCCCGTCAGCGGCTCATCCGTGTCCGGCGGCGGCGGCGCTGGCACGTGCGCGTGCTCCGCGGCAGGCAGAATGACCCGGAACTCCGAGCCAGCGCCCGTCTCGCTGCGAACCTCGACATGCCCACCGCTCTGCTTCACGATACCGTAGACCATGGCCAGGCCGAGACCCGTCCCCGCGCCCGTCTGCTTGGTGGTGAAGAACGGCTCGAACACGCGATTCATCACGTCCGGCGGCATGCCCGCGCCGTTGTCGCGCACCGTCAGCATCACGCTGCGGCCGGGGCGCGCACCAGCATGTATCCCGGACCCCTGCCGTACGTCGCAGTTCGAAGTCTCGATCTCGATAAGACCACTGCTCGTGATCGCATCGCGCGCATTGACAACGAGGTTGATCAGCACCTGGCCGATCTGGCTCTGGTCGACACTGACCGGGTGCAGTCGCGGCGCCAGGCGCGTCACCATCTCGACATCTTCGGGAACGATGCGACGCAGCATGCGCTGCGTATCATGCACGACTGTATTGAGATCGAGCACTTTCGGTTCGAGAACAGCGCGCCGGCTGAATGCGAGCAGCTGGCGGGTCAGCCCGGCCGCGCGCATGCCGGCATCGCGTATGTCGTTGAGCGCGTGATTCAGATCGCCGGGCTCGGGGTACCTGCCTAGCAGCAACTCCGTGTGACCGGCAATGATCGTGAGGAGGTTGTTGAAGTCGTGCGCGACGCCGCCGGCGAGCTGGCCGATCGCCTGCATCTTCTGAGCCTGGTGCAGCTGCTCCTCGAGCGCGTGCTGGCGCGTGAGATCCCGCACCACACCGGTGAAGTAGCGCTGCCCGGCGAGAGTGAATTCGCTGACGGCCAGCTCGAGCGGGAACGTCGTGCCATCGGCGCGCAGTCCGAGGAGTTGCCGGCCGCGACCCAGGATGCGCGCGTGACCGGTCCGCGCGTGACGCGCGAGGTATTCGATGCCGTTGGTGCGATACGGCTCGGGCATGAGCGCGGAGAAGGGCGAGCCGATGACGTCCGTCGCGGCATAGCCGAACAGATGCTCGGCAGCCGCGTTGAACGAGCGAATGGTGCCGTGTTCATCGACGCCGATGATGCCGTCGATCGCGCTGTCGAGAACGGATTCGAGCAGCACGTCGGCACGATGCCGCCGCGTGAGGTCGCGTACGACCTTCGCATACCCGAGCAGTTCGTCGTCCTGCCGCACCGGCGACACGACGACATTCGCCCAGAACTGCGTGCCGTCCTTGCGCACGCGCCAGCCGTCATCTTCATGACGGCCGTGGCGCAACGCCGCCTTCAGAACGCTCGCCGGCTTGCCCGACTGCTGGTCGACGGCGGGATAGAACACGGAGAAGTGGCGGCCGATGATCTCGTCGCCCGCATACCCCTTGATGCGCTCCGCACCCGCGTTCCAGCTCATCACTCGGCCGTGCGGGTCGAGCATGAAGATGGCGTAGTCGGATACACTCTCGACCAGCAGGCGGAAACGCGACTCGCTCTGGCGCAGCGCCCGGTCCGACGCCAGCTGCGACTGCGCGTTCAGACGACGCTCATCGAGCAGCCGACTGTGCGCACGCTCCGCCTCGGCTGCATGGACTTCGGCGGCTCTGCGTGCACTCCGTAATGAACTGACCAGCGCCGTGGTAATCAGACCGGCAGCCAGGAAGATGACCATCGACGCCAGCCGGCCGCCAGCGCCCGTGCCGTCGATCAGCAGAACGGACACGATCACGGCCGACAGCACCGACGCCGCAATACCCGCAGGCCGGCCCTCCGCCCAGGCCGCCACCAGCACCGCGAGACCGAACGGCAGGAATACCGCCTCCGGGCCGATCGACGCGTCCAGCAGCCAGCGCACGACCACCGCACCGAATACGGCGCCCGTCGCCGTGAGCAGCGGGCGGACGACTCCGCCCAGTCGTGCGGGAAAGGATGCCCATGCACGCGTACGGACACGGGTCGGCGTCGGCGCCGGCGTCATGGTCGGGTCGGGCAGCGTCATTGTGTCTTATCGACAGAAGAACCCGCGCCGCAAGGGCCCGGGTCTCGAAGGGTTCAGGTTAATACTGCAGGCGGCGGTTGCGGTGTCAAGCGCGATGGCGGGCCGTCCCTTCCCTGTACAGTCGCCGTGCCACGTCCAGCTTCTCGTGCGTTCCTATGTCGATCCAATGGGCCGTAAGGGCATCATGGCGCGCGATACGGGCACCGTCCCCGCTCAGCTTCATGTAGTGCATGATGATGGAGGGCGCGGTGTCGTCATCGAGCGTTCCCAGCAGTGCGGGGTCGCATACATGGATGCCGCTGAAATCACGATGGACCCGCGCGCCGACAGCCGGGCGGACGTGGACGGGCTCACCGCCGCCACGGGGTGAAAAGCCGCACAGTCCGGCATCGTCGAAGATGAGGTAGCGCTCGGCGGAGGGCGGCAGGACGGCCAGGGAGGCGATGCGACCGTCGCGCGCGGCCGTATGCGCCTCGTAGAGGGCGCGCAGATCGATGTCGGAATAGACGTCGCAGTTGTGCAGGAAGAACGGCGCGTCGGCACGGAAGAGATCGCGGGCCTGGCGGAGCCCGCCCGCGGTATCCAGCGGAGCATCCGGCTCGTGAGAGAAACGCACCTCGACGCCGAAGCCGTCACGGTCGCGGACAAACGCGCGGATCTGATCCGGGTGGGGGTGTGTGTTGATGATCAGGCGATCGGCGCCCGCGTCGACGAGGCGTCGTGCCACGTGTTCGAGGATCGGCACGCCGCCGATGTCGACGAGCGCCTTGGGTATGTCGCGGGTGAGGGGCCGCAGGCGCGTGCCCAGGCCGGCCGCAAAGATCATGGCATCCATCCGCACAACCTAGCGGCCGGTCGGCTCGCTGACGATGGTACACTGGCCGCGTGCGGCACGCGCACCTACACTGAGCCGTGGACCACGCCCCTGCGGGAACGGACACGTCATGGACACCCTGATGGCGGCGCGCCTCCAGATGGAGGTGTCGCTCGGCTTTCACATGATCTTCGCCGCGCTCGGTATCGGCATGCCCTTGCTGATGCTGATTGCCGAAGCACGCTGGCTGCACACCGGTCAGACGCATTATCGCGAGCTCGCCCGGACCTGGGGCAAGGCGACCGCGCTGACGTTCGCCGTGGGCGCCGTCTCCGGCACTGCGCTGTCATTCGAGCTGGGTCTGCTCTGGCCGCGGTTCATGGCCCTCGCCGGCGGTGTGATCGGTCCCGCATTCGCCCTCGAGGGCTACGCGTTCTTCATCGAGGCCATCTTCCTCGGTCTCTATCTCTACGGTTGGGACCGTCTCTCACCGCGGGCCCACTGGTGGAGCGGCGTACCCGTCGCGCTGAGCGGACTGATGTCCGGCATCCTGGTGGTTGCGGCCAACGCGTGGATGCAGGCCCCGGTCGAATTCACTCTCGCGGCCGACGGTACACTGGCGTCCAGTCATCCTCTGGCGGCGTTCCGGAGCCCCGCGTGGCTGCACATGGCGCTGCATTCATCGCTATCGTGCTACATAGCGACGGGCTTCGCAGTAGCGGGCGTGTATGCCATGGGGATGCTGCGTGGCCGGCGCGACGCGTATCATCGCTCGGCGCTGGGCATCGCGCTCGCCGTAGGCACCATTACCGCCGTGGTGCAGCCACTCAGTGGCGACTGGTCGGCACGCAGCATGGCAGAATACCAGCCGGCGAAGATCGCTGCGGCCGAGGCGCATTTCGAGACGTCATCGCACGTGCCGCTGCTCATCGGCGGCATCCCGACGGCAGACGAAGAGGTGCGCTACGCCCTTCGCATCCCGAGCGGCCTGAGCCTGCTGCTCGGGCACTCCCCGGACCATGTGGTGCCCGGGCTCGATCAGGTTCCGGCCGACGAGCGACCGCCGGTCCTCCTGACGCACATCGCTTTCCAGATCATGGTGGCGTGCGGCTTCGCGCTGATCGGTGCAGGACTGCTGTTCTGGCTCATGCGGCGGCGCAAGCGGGGAGACGCGGCGTGGCTGCTGCGCGTTCTGCTGGTGGTCGCACCGCTCGGTTTCCTGGCCCTGGAAGCGGGGTGGATCGTGACCGAGGTCGGACGGCAGCCATGGGTGATCCACGGCGTCATGCGGACGGCGGACGGTGTGACGCCCCGCGGCGATGTACCGGTCACGCTGTTCGGCTTCAGCGTGCTCTATCTGCTGCTCGGCGTAGCGCTCGTTGCGCTGCTGCGCGGGCTGGCCGTCAGCCGCCGATCCACTCCGGAGAACCTGCATGTCGCCTGAGATGCTCGTCGCAGCCCTCGGCGTCGTCGCGCTCATCGCCTATGCCGTTCTCGGCGGCGCGGACTTCGGCGGCGGTATCTGGGACCTGTTCGCGACAGGGCCGCGCCGCGCTGCCCAGCGCGAGGCCATCGCGCATGCCATGGGTCCCGTATGGGAAGCGAATCACGTCTGGTTGATCTTCGTGATCGTCATCATCTTTTCCGCATTTCCACGGGCTTACGAGCAGCTGAGCATCGCGCTCTTCGTACCGTTCCACCTGGTCCTCCTCGGCATTATCCTGCGCGGTGCCGCGTTCGTTTTTCGCGCGTATTCACCGCAGAGCGTGCGCGATACCCAGGCCGGTGATGCGGTCGGTGGGGTGCAGGCAGGTGCGCGCCGCTGGGGTGCGGTGTTCGGCATTGCCAGTGTGATCACCCCGCTCCTGCTCGGCATGTGCCTCGGCGGTGTGTCCGCCGGCGCCGGTGCGCCCGCGGATTCCACTGCGGCCGGCGCGCCCGCATGGCTTGCGCCCGTGTCACTCCTCATTGGCGCACTCGCGCTCGCGCTCTGCGCATACCTCGCGGCCGTGTTCCTCGCAAACGAAACGAGCGGGCCATTGCGCGACGATTTCCGCTCGCGCGCACTGCTCGCCGGCACCGTCGTGGTCGTGCTGTCGGCGGGGGCGCTTCCTCTCGTACGCTCGCAGGCGCCGCATCTGTGGCAGGGGTTGATCGGCGGGCCCGCGACACCCGTCGTCGTGCTCGGGGTCATCGCGGCCCTGCTGTCCGGCTGGTGGCTGCGCGAGCGGCGCTACCGCCTGGCGCGCATCAGCTCCGTGGTACAGATCGCGTGCCTGCTCGCCGGTTGGGCGATCGCACAGAGCCCCTACATCATCTATCCGGGCCTGACGCTCGCGGACGCGGCGGCGCCGCGCTCGACGCTGCTGTTCATCCTGTGGTCGACGCCGGCGGGCATGGCGCTTCTGCTCCCCTCACTGTGGCTGCTGTTCCGCGTATTCAAGGGAGAGCACATGTCACTCGATGCCGACCGCGAAGCCTGACGATCGCAATCCCGCCGTCATTCGAACAGCCCCAGCTGGCCGTGCCGATGCGGCCGCCGAAACGCCGCCGTGGAAAGCGCGTAGCGATCCGCCGTCTCGTCGTAGCCGGCCTTCTTCCGCGCGGCCCTGAACAGAGCGCCGATCTGGTCGGCCATCTCGCCCGTGCCCCGTCCCCGTTCGCCCCACGTCGAATCGTACAGTCTGCCGCCGCGCATGGCGCGCACCCGGTTCAGGACCTTCTCCTTCCGGTCGGGAAAGTGATGGGTCAGCCAGTCCTCGAACAGAGGCGCGACCGCGTGGGGCAGACGCAGCACCACGTAGCCAGCCCACTTCGCGCCCGCGTCGCGCGCGGCCTTCAGAATGTCGCCCATCTCCTCATCCGTGATCGCCGGAATGATCGGCGCGACCATGATCCCGACGGGGATTCCCGCCGCAGCCAGCTTCTCGACTGCCATCAGCCGCCGCTTCGGAATCGACGTGCGCGGCTCCATGACCCGCTGCAGCTTCTCATCAAGCGTCGTGATCGACAGATTCACCGACACGGCATTGTGAGCAGCCAGCTCGGAGAGCACATCGATGTCACGTGTTACGAGATGATTCTTCGTGATGATGCCGACAGGATTGCGGAACTCGGCGAGAACTTCCAGACAGCCGCGCGTAATGCGCAGCTTCCGCTCGATCGGCTGATAACAGTCCGTCACACCACTGATGACGATGGTCTCCGGTGTATACGACTTCTTCATCAGCTCGCTGCGCAACAGCTGCGGCGCATCCGGCTTCACCAGGATCTTCGTCTCGAAGTCGACGCCCGCACTGAAGCCGATGTACTCGTGGAACGGTCGGGCGAAGCAGTAGATGCAGCCGTGCTCGCAGCCGCGGTACGGATTGATGCTCTTCGAGAACCCGACGTCCGGACTGTCATTGCTCGCCAGGATGGTCCGCGTGGTGTCGCGCAGGAAGCGGGTGCGCGGCAGGGGCAGCTCGTCCTCCGCGAGGTCGGCGTCGAGTGTATCGCCGTCCGGGATCACCTCCATCGGCTCGAAGCGGTTGGGCGGATTGAATGTCGCGCCGCGACCGCGAATACTGTAAAGGCCTGTCAATTGCACCTTCTTTCTGTCAGCGCCCGGCAGGGCCCGACCGTTTGTACGTCAGCAGGGGGCGGATCATGGCGGATCGAAAGAAAATGAAGGATGTCGACAGCGACGCCCCCGGCGGGGTGACGAAGGAGCAGGGTGCTGCGGGCACGAGCAGCGGCGGGCAGGGCGCTGGCGCCGGGCAGCGCGCTCCGAAGCAGTCTCCGCAGACATCGAACCGCCCGGGCAAGGTCCACGAGCACGAGCCGACCGTCCGCAAGGGTTACGAGGACGCGCAGAACCCTGAGCCGCAGGGGGACGGCGATCCGGGCCCGGATCCGGTCAGCGACGCCTGACGAACTCCGCGAGGCCCCGCCGCACGTCACGCGGCGTCGTGCGACGGATGATGACGTGCGGCGTATCATGCCAGGCGGCCGCATCCACAATTGCGCCGGCGATGTCGCGCAGCAGAGCGTCACTGGCGCGGACGCCCTCCTCGAGATGCAGAGATTTCACTTCGAACGTGCCGTCACGCCGGTGCGCCTTCGCATCGAGCCTGCCGACCAGCTCGCCGCGACGCAGTATGGGCAGCACGAAATAGCCGTACTGGCGTTTCGCCGCCGGCGTGTAACATTCAATGCGATAGTCGAAACCGAACATCGTCCGCGCACGTGCGCGATCCCAGACGACGGGATCAAACGGCGACAGCAGGGTGGTGAGCGTCGGGCGTAGCGCGTTGTCGGCGGCCGCGCGGGCGGTCTCTACGTCATCGCGATGGATGTATGCGGGCTCGCTCCAGCCGTCTACGCGCACCTCGACCAGATCACCGGCTGCCGCGAGCGCCAGCGTCTGCGCGGGCGCCTCCCGCTTCGGCATGCGGTAGTAGTCGGCGATCCAGCGGGCCGTGGCAATGCCCATGGCGCGGACTGAACGCAGCACGAGCTGCCGGTCCACTTCCTCGCGTGGCGGCAGAGTGTCATCCGACCAGTCCGCGTGGACGCGCTCCCGCAGGTCGTAAACGCGTTGAAAAGAATGCCGCCGCGCGACCATGAGGTGGCCGGACGTGAACAATGCCTCGAGCGCCCGCTTCTCCGGCTTCCACTCCCACCAGCCGGACGCCGCGCCCGCACGCCGCTCGAAGTCAACGGAGCGCGCTGGACCGTGTTCGCGGATGTGCGCCAGCACCCGCTCGAGCTCGTGACGATGCTCTTTCACCCATTCGGCGCGGTATTTCCAGCCCATCCGCTCCGGCTCGAGCATGCGGTGCCGGACGAGCGGGTAATCCTCGATCGGCAGGAAGCTCGCTTCGTGCGCCCAGTACTCGAACAGCGCACCCTCCGCGAGGTGCTCGTCCAGCCATGCACGGTCGTACGCGCCGAGCCGGCTGAAGAGCACCAGGTACGGGCTGCGCGCGACCACGCTGATGGTGTCGATCTGGAGCACACCCATCCGGCGGATCGCGTCGAGGACATCGGCCTTGCGGGCGCGACGGCGGGTGCGGCGGTCGA
The Longimicrobiales bacterium genome window above contains:
- a CDS encoding ATP-dependent DNA ligase, whose product is MSTVIDLPIPLEFAPMEAETVDDLPAGAGWAYEPKWDGFRCLAFRDGDAIELRSKAGKPLTRYFPDIVAALAGLNATRFVLDGEIVIPFEDRLSFEQLLMRIHPAASRVQKLAHATPAVFVGFDLLLSNRGGSLVERTFAERRERLETFAGRYFTDDVRLSPQSLDIEQARAWLRGGADGLDGVMAKRLDEPYRSGERAGMVKIKRLRTADCVVGGFRYASAGKVVGSLLLGLHDDDGLLHHVGYTSSFRADERAALTPELERNAGGAGFTGRAPGGPSRWSTRRSDEWVPLQPRLVAEVRYDHFSEGRFRHGTRFERWRPDKAPAQCTFDQIAREGRSTLALLRSE
- the ligD gene encoding non-homologous end-joining DNA ligase; the encoded protein is MSGDATMATIPGKQKGDITLDVNGREVRLTNLEKVFWPDGGITKGDLIQYYLEMAPALLPHLVDRAMVMKRYPHGISGKFFFMKRAPDPRPEWIETCAIEHGSGSVIDFPMIQDVAALLWVINLGCIDLNPWYARCDDVDRPDFLHFDLDPVPDASWERVVETALLVREALTALHMPVYAKTTGSRGIHIYVPIVRGPKQKQVWTFAKQLARTLESHAPQLITAEYRIANRPPDRVLVDYNQNAWGRTLASVYSVRPRAGATVSAPVTFAELEAGARIEDFDLFNVPGRVAEHGDLWAGLLDANERFDLARYL
- a CDS encoding YajQ family cyclic di-GMP-binding protein, translated to MAQQNSFDVTTGADLQEVDNALNQARKEIATRYDFKGTDCTIEFDTKTGKFTLEADDEYKLTALYDVLQTKLIRRQVPVKNLKPGAVQDATRGRARQEIELAQGIPTETAKQIVKDVKAQGFKKVQVAIQGDELRVTSPSRDELQNVMAFLREQDYGLELTFGNYR
- a CDS encoding D-2-hydroxyacid dehydrogenase, with protein sequence MRRAVFNMRDERPAWAPPADLTRRLRETLPVDWELVEVAAPVSGRGDGGGSSPEAMDAIRGAEIYFGLGLPHDILAVGLEAPRRLRWIHTGAAGVASLLHPELIESGIVLTNSAGIHAAPIAETAIGMMLHFARGLDHAVHAQQESAWRPDIWERSDSGVRELAGATLGIVGFGGIGRAVAQRARALGMRVAALRRTRPPAHEQSDGVDVELITGQDALGRLLEMSDFLVLAVPATPKTSGMLGAREIARLRAGAVLINVARGSVIDETALIDALRAGRLRGAGLDVFVTEPLPAGSPLWAMPNVLITPHVSATSTRFWEREGELILDNLRRYLTGRDLINIVDTEAGY
- a CDS encoding PAS domain S-box protein translates to MTLPDPTMTPAPTPTRVRTRAWASFPARLGGVVRPLLTATGAVFGAVVVRWLLDASIGPEAVFLPFGLAVLVAAWAEGRPAGIAASVLSAVIVSVLLIDGTGAGGRLASMVIFLAAGLITTALVSSLRSARRAAEVHAAEAERAHSRLLDERRLNAQSQLASDRALRQSESRFRLLVESVSDYAIFMLDPHGRVMSWNAGAERIKGYAGDEIIGRHFSVFYPAVDQQSGKPASVLKAALRHGRHEDDGWRVRKDGTQFWANVVVSPVRQDDELLGYAKVVRDLTRRHRADVLLESVLDSAIDGIIGVDEHGTIRSFNAAAEHLFGYAATDVIGSPFSALMPEPYRTNGIEYLARHARTGHARILGRGRQLLGLRADGTTFPLELAVSEFTLAGQRYFTGVVRDLTRQHALEEQLHQAQKMQAIGQLAGGVAHDFNNLLTIIAGHTELLLGRYPEPGDLNHALNDIRDAGMRAAGLTRQLLAFSRRAVLEPKVLDLNTVVHDTQRMLRRIVPEDVEMVTRLAPRLHPVSVDQSQIGQVLINLVVNARDAITSSGLIEIETSNCDVRQGSGIHAGARPGRSVMLTVRDNGAGMPPDVMNRVFEPFFTTKQTGAGTGLGLAMVYGIVKQSGGHVEVRSETGAGSEFRVILPAAEHAHVPAPPPPDTDEPLTGDETLLVVEDEESVRRLAVLALREHGYRVIEAGNGAEALRMLGTYNGTIDLVVTDVVMPVMGGRQLVEALRPLRPEARVLYVSGYTDDAVIRHGVQRADVAFLQKPYTPSDLAEKVRRVLDGRD
- a CDS encoding sugar phosphate nucleotidyltransferase; translated protein: MDAMIFAAGLGTRLRPLTRDIPKALVDIGGVPILEHVARRLVDAGADRLIINTHPHPDQIRAFVRDRDGFGVEVRFSHEPDAPLDTAGGLRQARDLFRADAPFFLHNCDVYSDIDLRALYEAHTAARDGRIASLAVLPPSAERYLIFDDAGLCGFSPRGGGEPVHVRPAVGARVHRDFSGIHVCDPALLGTLDDDTAPSIIMHYMKLSGDGARIARHDALTAHWIDIGTHEKLDVARRLYREGTARHRA
- a CDS encoding cytochrome ubiquinol oxidase subunit I, which gives rise to MDTLMAARLQMEVSLGFHMIFAALGIGMPLLMLIAEARWLHTGQTHYRELARTWGKATALTFAVGAVSGTALSFELGLLWPRFMALAGGVIGPAFALEGYAFFIEAIFLGLYLYGWDRLSPRAHWWSGVPVALSGLMSGILVVAANAWMQAPVEFTLAADGTLASSHPLAAFRSPAWLHMALHSSLSCYIATGFAVAGVYAMGMLRGRRDAYHRSALGIALAVGTITAVVQPLSGDWSARSMAEYQPAKIAAAEAHFETSSHVPLLIGGIPTADEEVRYALRIPSGLSLLLGHSPDHVVPGLDQVPADERPPVLLTHIAFQIMVACGFALIGAGLLFWLMRRRKRGDAAWLLRVLLVVAPLGFLALEAGWIVTEVGRQPWVIHGVMRTADGVTPRGDVPVTLFGFSVLYLLLGVALVALLRGLAVSRRSTPENLHVA